From a single Desulfomicrobium apsheronum genomic region:
- the nifH gene encoding nitrogenase iron protein produces MRKIAIYGKGGIGKSTTTQNTVAGLAEMGKKIMVVGCDPKADSTRLLLGGLAQKSVLDTLRDEGEDVELADIRKAGFSGTWCVESGGPEPGVGCAGRGIITSINMLESLGAYHESEALDYAFYDVLGDVVCGGFAMPIRDGKAEEIYIVCSGEMMAMYAANNICKGIMKYAESGGVRLGGLICNSRNVDNEREMIEELAKKIGTQMIYFVPRDNDVQRAEINRMTVIEWQPDAPQADHYRNLAKAIDQNKMFVVPKPLEIEELEQLLMDFGLLEAV; encoded by the coding sequence ATGAGGAAGATCGCAATTTACGGAAAGGGCGGCATCGGTAAATCCACCACCACACAGAATACGGTCGCGGGCCTGGCTGAAATGGGCAAGAAGATCATGGTCGTCGGCTGTGATCCCAAGGCCGACTCCACCCGCCTGCTGCTTGGCGGTCTGGCGCAGAAGTCCGTTCTGGATACCCTGCGCGACGAAGGCGAGGACGTGGAACTGGCCGACATCCGCAAGGCCGGCTTCAGCGGCACCTGGTGCGTCGAATCCGGTGGTCCCGAGCCGGGCGTCGGTTGCGCCGGTCGTGGCATCATCACCTCCATCAACATGCTGGAATCGCTTGGCGCCTATCACGAGTCCGAAGCCCTGGATTACGCGTTCTACGACGTTCTGGGCGACGTTGTCTGCGGTGGGTTCGCCATGCCCATCCGCGACGGCAAGGCCGAAGAGATCTACATCGTCTGTTCCGGCGAGATGATGGCCATGTATGCGGCCAACAACATCTGCAAGGGCATCATGAAATACGCCGAATCCGGCGGAGTGCGTCTGGGCGGCCTGATCTGCAACTCCCGCAACGTCGATAACGAGCGCGAGATGATCGAAGAGCTGGCCAAGAAGATCGGCACGCAGATGATCTACTTCGTGCCCCGCGACAACGACGTGCAGCGCGCCGAGATCAACCGCATGACCGTCATCGAATGGCAGCCCGACGCTCCCCAGGCCGACCACTACCGCAATCTGGCCAAGGCCATCGATCAGAACAAGATGTTCGTCGTGCCCAAGCCCCTTGAAATCGAGGAACTGGAGCAGTTGCTTATGGATTTCGGCCTGCTCGAAGCCGTCTAG
- the nifE gene encoding nitrogenase iron-molybdenum cofactor biosynthesis protein NifE, producing the protein MNKTILEERKSQMHRIGEEPFAMACNRPSLAGAVSQRACVFCGSRVVLYPIADALHLVHGPIGCATYTWDIRGAISSGPQLHRLSFSTDLQEMDVIFGGEKKLEASLRELISLHNPKAAFVYSTCIVGLIGDDLEAVCRRVSADTGVTVLPVMSEGFKGNKREGYAAACKAMFRLVGTGDTTGISPKSVNILGDFNLAGETWIVREYFRKMGVETVANITGDGRVDDIRRCHGAALNLVQCSGATMELAKMMEEKYGIPYQRVSYLGVEDMADSLYKVADFFADRDPDIKAKTVELVRAELSVLMPKLAELRRDLEGKKVAMYVGGSFKAFSLVKAFRHLGMSVVVVGSQTGTEEDYKELAAISDPGTIIVDDANPLELAQFIKEKDVDVFVGGVKERPIAYKLGVGFCDHNHERKIALEGFIGMYNFAREIHASVMSPIWRFMPRRNARPATAARVTCTPKEAVNG; encoded by the coding sequence ATGAACAAGACCATACTCGAAGAACGGAAAAGCCAGATGCACCGGATCGGCGAAGAACCCTTTGCCATGGCGTGCAACCGCCCCAGTCTGGCCGGCGCGGTCAGCCAGCGGGCCTGCGTGTTTTGCGGTTCACGGGTGGTGCTCTATCCCATAGCTGACGCCCTGCATCTGGTGCACGGACCCATCGGCTGCGCCACCTACACCTGGGACATCCGGGGGGCCATCTCCTCGGGTCCGCAGCTGCATCGCCTGAGCTTTTCCACGGACCTGCAGGAAATGGATGTGATCTTCGGCGGCGAGAAGAAGCTCGAAGCTTCCCTGCGCGAACTCATCAGCCTGCACAATCCCAAGGCCGCCTTCGTCTATTCGACCTGCATCGTCGGCCTCATCGGTGACGACCTGGAGGCCGTGTGCCGCCGCGTCTCTGCGGACACGGGCGTAACGGTCCTGCCGGTCATGAGCGAAGGCTTCAAGGGCAACAAGCGCGAAGGCTACGCCGCCGCCTGCAAGGCCATGTTCCGCCTGGTGGGCACGGGCGACACCACGGGTATCTCGCCCAAGAGCGTGAATATCCTCGGCGACTTCAACCTGGCGGGTGAGACATGGATCGTGCGCGAATATTTCAGGAAGATGGGGGTCGAGACCGTGGCCAACATCACCGGCGACGGACGGGTGGACGACATTCGGCGCTGTCACGGCGCGGCGCTGAATCTGGTGCAGTGTTCCGGGGCAACCATGGAACTGGCGAAGATGATGGAGGAGAAATACGGCATTCCCTACCAGCGGGTATCCTACCTTGGCGTGGAGGACATGGCCGATTCGCTCTACAAGGTGGCCGATTTTTTTGCCGACAGGGATCCGGACATAAAGGCCAAGACCGTGGAGCTGGTGCGCGCTGAGCTTTCCGTGCTGATGCCGAAGCTGGCCGAGCTGCGCCGCGACCTCGAAGGCAAGAAGGTGGCCATGTATGTGGGCGGGTCCTTCAAGGCCTTCTCGTTGGTCAAGGCCTTCAGGCACCTCGGCATGTCGGTGGTCGTGGTCGGCTCCCAGACCGGGACCGAGGAGGATTACAAGGAGCTGGCCGCCATCTCCGATCCCGGGACCATTATCGTCGATGACGCCAATCCCCTCGAACTGGCCCAGTTCATCAAGGAAAAGGATGTGGACGTGTTCGTCGGCGGAGTCAAGGAGCGGCCCATCGCCTACAAGCTGGGCGTCGGTTTCTGCGACCACAACCACGAGCGCAAGATTGCGCTGGAAGGCTTCATCGGCATGTACAATTTCGCCAGGGAAATTCACGCCTCGGTCATGAGCCCGATCTGGAGATTCATGCCCCGGCGCAACGCGCGTCCGGCCACAGCCGCCCGCGTGACCTGCACCCCCAAGGAGGCCGTCAATGGCTAA
- the nifK gene encoding nitrogenase molybdenum-iron protein subunit beta: protein MLLRHTPKEIKERSALAINPAKTCQPIGAMYAALGIHGCLPHSHGSQGCCAYHRSALTRHYKEPVSAATSSFTEGASVFGGGANLVAAIENIFTVYEPDVIAVHTTCLSETIGDDLPQMTDKAKKSGKVPEGKHVIYANTPSYVGSHVTGFSNMVKGMAKGFAVNTGKKNGRVNIIPGWVEPSDMEEVRRMATLMGLDIILFPDTSGVLNGALTGEYKMFPDGGTPVADLVASGDAIGTLALGEWCSADAARWLDTQCKVPCTVLDMPFGLKATDRFIDTLRKVAGVSVPDTIAFERGQLVDLISDMHQYFHGKKVALVGDPDQVIALTEFLASIDMKPVHIVTGTPGNKFEKRIGEITAEAGYKANVKAGGDMFLLHQWIKNEPVDLIIGNTYCKYIARDEDIPFLRFGFPILDRVGHQYFPTVGYKGGLHMLTKILDLILTRTDRDETEEKFELVY from the coding sequence ATGCTACTTAGACATACTCCCAAGGAAATAAAGGAACGCAGCGCCCTGGCCATCAACCCGGCCAAGACCTGCCAGCCCATCGGCGCCATGTACGCGGCGCTCGGCATTCACGGCTGCCTGCCGCACTCTCACGGCTCCCAGGGCTGCTGCGCCTATCACCGCAGCGCCCTGACCCGGCACTACAAGGAGCCTGTTTCGGCCGCCACCAGCTCCTTCACCGAAGGCGCCTCGGTCTTCGGCGGCGGCGCGAACCTGGTCGCGGCCATCGAGAACATCTTCACCGTCTACGAGCCCGACGTCATCGCCGTGCACACCACCTGCCTGTCCGAGACCATCGGCGACGATCTGCCGCAGATGACCGACAAGGCCAAGAAGAGCGGCAAGGTGCCCGAGGGCAAACACGTGATCTACGCCAATACGCCAAGCTACGTGGGCTCGCATGTCACCGGCTTCTCCAACATGGTCAAGGGCATGGCCAAGGGCTTCGCCGTGAACACCGGCAAGAAGAACGGCCGCGTGAACATCATTCCCGGCTGGGTCGAACCCTCGGACATGGAGGAAGTGAGGCGCATGGCCACCCTCATGGGCCTTGACATCATCCTCTTCCCGGACACTTCCGGCGTTCTGAACGGCGCGCTGACCGGCGAATACAAGATGTTCCCCGATGGCGGCACCCCGGTCGCGGATCTCGTGGCCTCCGGCGACGCCATCGGCACCCTGGCCCTTGGCGAGTGGTGCTCGGCCGATGCGGCCCGCTGGCTGGACACCCAGTGCAAGGTGCCCTGCACCGTGCTCGACATGCCTTTCGGCCTCAAGGCCACGGACCGCTTCATAGACACCCTGCGCAAGGTCGCGGGCGTGAGCGTGCCCGACACCATCGCCTTCGAGCGTGGACAGCTGGTCGATCTGATCTCCGACATGCACCAGTACTTCCATGGCAAGAAGGTGGCCCTGGTCGGCGATCCGGATCAGGTCATCGCCCTGACCGAATTCCTGGCCTCCATTGACATGAAGCCCGTGCACATCGTGACCGGAACCCCCGGCAACAAGTTCGAGAAGCGCATCGGCGAGATCACGGCCGAGGCCGGTTACAAGGCCAACGTCAAGGCGGGCGGGGACATGTTCCTCCTGCATCAGTGGATCAAGAACGAGCCCGTGGATCTGATCATCGGCAACACCTACTGCAAGTACATCGCCCGCGACGAGGACATCCCGTTCCTGCGCTTCGGGTTTCCCATCCTTGATCGCGTCGGTCACCAGTACTTTCCGACCGTCGGCTACAAGGGCGGGCTGCACATGCTGACCAAAATCCTCGATCTCATTCTGACCCGCACTGATCGTGACGAAACGGAAGAGAAGTTCGAACTCGTCTACTAG
- the nifD gene encoding nitrogenase molybdenum-iron protein alpha chain, which yields MPSSAKKLVNWTPTDIKADMLAKYPPKVARKRASQILVNEALGNETPEISANVRTIPGIITMRGCTYAGCKGVILGPTRDIVNITHGPIGCGFYSWMTRRNQTDASAEGAENFMPYCFSTDMQDQDIIFGGEKKLQAAIQEAYDLFHPKAIAIFATCPVGLIGDDIHAVARKMKAKFGDCNVFAFSCEGYKGVSQSAGHHIANNKIFSEVVGENDAEKPGEFKINLLGEYNIGGDGFEIDRILKKCGITNISTFSGNSTYDQFASAHKADLSAVMCHRSINYVADMLETKFGIPWIKVNFIGAKSTAKSLRKIAEYFGDPGLTARVEEVIAEEMPAVEAVIDDVLPRTKGKTAMLFVGGSRAHHYQDLFAEMGMKTLAAGYEFAHRDDYEGRQVIPGLKVDADSRNIEEIEVKADEQRYAPRKTSEEMAKLEAAGLKFKEYDGLIPDMDHQTLVIDDLNQYEAEKLVEIIKPDVFCAGIKEKFSIQKLGIPMKQLHSYDSGGPYAGFQGAVNFYHEIDRLVNSKVWSYMKAPWQENPELSATYVWE from the coding sequence ATGCCATCATCTGCCAAGAAGCTCGTCAACTGGACGCCCACGGACATAAAAGCGGACATGCTCGCCAAGTATCCGCCCAAGGTGGCCAGAAAGCGCGCATCCCAGATCCTCGTCAACGAGGCCCTGGGCAACGAGACCCCTGAAATTTCCGCCAACGTGCGCACCATTCCAGGCATAATCACCATGCGCGGCTGCACCTACGCCGGCTGCAAGGGCGTCATTCTGGGGCCCACCCGCGACATCGTCAATATCACCCACGGCCCCATCGGCTGCGGTTTCTACTCCTGGATGACTCGCCGCAACCAGACCGACGCTTCGGCCGAGGGCGCGGAAAACTTCATGCCGTACTGTTTTTCCACGGACATGCAGGACCAGGACATCATCTTCGGCGGCGAAAAGAAGCTCCAGGCCGCCATCCAGGAAGCCTACGACCTCTTCCACCCCAAGGCCATCGCCATCTTCGCGACCTGTCCCGTGGGTCTCATCGGCGACGACATCCACGCCGTGGCCCGCAAGATGAAGGCCAAGTTCGGCGACTGCAACGTCTTCGCCTTCAGCTGTGAAGGATACAAGGGCGTCAGCCAGTCCGCCGGTCACCACATCGCCAACAACAAGATCTTCAGCGAAGTGGTGGGCGAGAACGATGCCGAGAAGCCCGGCGAGTTCAAGATCAACCTCTTGGGCGAATACAACATCGGCGGTGATGGGTTCGAGATCGACCGCATCCTCAAGAAATGTGGCATCACCAACATCTCCACTTTTTCCGGTAACTCGACCTATGACCAGTTCGCCTCGGCGCACAAGGCCGATCTGTCCGCGGTCATGTGCCATCGCTCCATCAACTACGTGGCCGACATGCTCGAAACCAAGTTCGGCATCCCGTGGATCAAGGTCAACTTCATCGGCGCCAAGTCCACGGCCAAGTCCCTGCGCAAGATCGCGGAGTACTTCGGTGACCCAGGCCTGACCGCCCGTGTGGAAGAAGTCATCGCGGAAGAAATGCCCGCCGTTGAAGCCGTCATAGACGACGTGCTGCCCCGCACGAAGGGCAAGACCGCCATGCTCTTTGTCGGCGGATCCCGCGCCCATCACTATCAGGATCTCTTTGCCGAGATGGGCATGAAGACCCTGGCCGCAGGATACGAATTCGCTCACCGCGACGACTACGAAGGCCGCCAGGTCATCCCTGGTCTGAAGGTCGACGCCGACAGCCGCAACATCGAGGAAATCGAGGTCAAGGCGGACGAGCAGCGTTACGCCCCGCGCAAGACCTCCGAAGAGATGGCCAAGCTCGAAGCCGCCGGACTGAAGTTCAAGGAATACGACGGCCTGATTCCGGACATGGATCATCAGACCCTCGTTATCGACGACCTCAATCAGTACGAGGCCGAAAAGCTGGTCGAAATCATCAAACCCGATGTTTTCTGCGCGGGCATCAAGGAAAAGTTCTCCATCCAGAAGCTGGGCATCCCCATGAAGCAGCTGCACAGCTACGATTCCGGCGGCCCCTATGCCGGTTTTCAGGGTGCGGTCAATTTCTATCACGAGATCGACCGCCTCGTGAACAGCAAGGTCTGGAGTTACATGAAGGCCCCCTGGCAGGAAAACCCGGAACTGTCCGCCACGTACGTCTGGGAATAA
- a CDS encoding P-II family nitrogen regulator — MIMVRAIVRPEKSDDVLAALMDAGFPAVTKYSVAGRGKQRGIKIGEVTYDEIPKTMLMSVVKAEDKDFVISVIMKAARSGAKGAFGDGKIFVSEVGDVFTISSGICDSAPAGCASAGA, encoded by the coding sequence ATGATCATGGTCAGAGCAATCGTACGCCCCGAAAAGTCCGACGACGTTCTCGCAGCTCTCATGGATGCGGGTTTCCCGGCGGTGACCAAATATTCCGTGGCCGGTCGCGGCAAGCAGCGCGGCATCAAGATCGGTGAAGTGACCTATGACGAGATCCCCAAGACCATGCTCATGAGCGTGGTCAAGGCCGAGGACAAGGACTTTGTCATCAGCGTGATCATGAAGGCCGCCCGCAGCGGCGCCAAGGGCGCTTTCGGCGACGGCAAGATTTTCGTGAGCGAAGTGGGCGATGTCTTCACCATCAGTTCCGGCATCTGTGACAGCGCCCCCGCAGGATGCGCGAGCGCAGGGGCATAG
- a CDS encoding tetratricopeptide repeat protein, with protein MSHKLIRKEIAPIYDRIVINFLQNQNGAFFIVTNDDIFVRTMRGALRTMGLNYDSMTVAHASSDIGKKCREILDTSSQVVMFIESKINGRSNVFDFKSLKDVFRNRLKIICITPEVSEEYVSFIAENDVDSIIVKPISINNIIQKIAFTIKPSNMFHTEVENIRELIEKEQYEDADSRIDMLLEEKPGSSICMVLKGDIARKNEKFKDAEFFYKEAVKESRLNLKPLQKLADLYWQINDPKEYTRYLLLMDKISPLNHKRKISIGEQYSKDGQEDMARKFYQDAVSIVRSQANDMLASTLMDIGVKLREINPEQSIQFMNQALETKGSDITREDLWMVNEMGVSLRKKGDWKGAVQTYQQALAVIPNEGGLHYNMGMAYAQGKEHYKAVCEFEKAISASPDLLQESPLIPFNIGMVYFQMNRLQEVERFMKAALKCDPNFERAKTMLEKIGSSRG; from the coding sequence GTGTCACACAAACTCATACGAAAAGAAATTGCCCCGATTTATGATAGGATAGTCATTAATTTTTTACAGAATCAGAATGGTGCTTTTTTTATTGTCACCAATGATGATATATTTGTAAGAACAATGCGCGGAGCATTACGTACAATGGGCTTGAATTACGATTCGATGACGGTTGCACATGCGTCTTCTGATATCGGAAAAAAATGCCGAGAAATTTTGGATACCAGTTCACAAGTGGTCATGTTTATCGAATCAAAGATCAATGGAAGATCCAATGTTTTTGATTTCAAATCCTTGAAGGATGTTTTTCGAAACAGGCTGAAGATCATTTGTATCACGCCTGAGGTTTCAGAAGAATATGTTTCATTCATCGCTGAAAACGACGTCGATTCAATCATCGTAAAGCCAATTTCAATAAATAATATAATTCAAAAAATTGCTTTCACGATAAAACCTTCAAATATGTTTCACACGGAAGTTGAAAACATAAGAGAATTGATAGAGAAAGAGCAGTATGAAGATGCTGATTCAAGGATAGATATGCTGCTTGAAGAGAAGCCAGGCAGTTCTATTTGCATGGTTCTCAAGGGTGATATCGCCAGAAAGAATGAAAAATTCAAAGATGCTGAATTTTTTTATAAAGAAGCTGTCAAGGAATCGCGACTCAACCTGAAGCCCTTGCAAAAACTTGCGGATCTTTACTGGCAAATCAACGATCCCAAGGAATATACCAGGTACCTGCTGCTCATGGATAAGATATCTCCTTTGAATCACAAAAGAAAAATCAGCATTGGAGAGCAGTACAGCAAGGATGGCCAAGAGGACATGGCCAGGAAATTTTATCAGGACGCAGTAAGTATAGTTCGATCCCAGGCCAACGACATGCTTGCCTCGACGCTCATGGATATCGGCGTGAAGCTCCGTGAAATCAATCCCGAGCAAAGTATCCAGTTCATGAATCAGGCGCTTGAAACCAAGGGCAGCGACATCACCCGCGAGGACCTGTGGATGGTCAATGAAATGGGCGTTTCGCTTCGCAAGAAAGGTGATTGGAAGGGCGCGGTGCAGACCTACCAGCAGGCGCTTGCCGTAATCCCGAACGAGGGAGGTTTGCACTACAACATGGGCATGGCCTATGCTCAGGGAAAGGAGCATTACAAGGCCGTCTGCGAATTTGAAAAAGCGATTTCGGCTTCTCCTGACCTGCTTCAGGAGTCACCGCTCATCCCCTTCAATATCGGGATGGTCTATTTTCAGATGAATCGTCTTCAGGAAGTGGAGCGGTTCATGAAGGCTGCATTGAAATGCGACCCTAATTTCGAACGTGCCAAGACGATGCTCGAAAAAATTGGCTCCAGTCGGGGTTGA
- a CDS encoding NifB/NifX family molybdenum-iron cluster-binding protein: MTFAPPQGNRPLVAVASSTGKTVDMHLGHVREFRIYGRDQGMVGLIGTRPAPSPGGGSIRWEGVAEVLSDCAYLLVASVGPKPLEVLAAKGLTVIEAEGFVLSLVRQLYGPAELTPENHS; this comes from the coding sequence ATGACTTTCGCGCCTCCCCAGGGAAATCGTCCGCTGGTGGCTGTGGCCAGCAGCACCGGCAAGACCGTGGACATGCATCTCGGCCATGTTCGGGAGTTCAGGATCTACGGCCGTGACCAGGGCATGGTCGGGCTCATCGGGACCCGCCCCGCACCGTCTCCCGGCGGCGGGAGCATCCGCTGGGAAGGTGTGGCCGAGGTCTTGAGTGACTGCGCCTACCTGCTGGTGGCGAGCGTGGGGCCAAAGCCCCTTGAAGTCCTGGCCGCCAAGGGCCTCACGGTCATCGAGGCCGAAGGCTTCGTGCTCAGCCTGGTGCGTCAGCTTTATGGTCCGGCAGAATTAACGCCGGAAAATCACTCTTAA
- a CDS encoding (2Fe-2S) ferredoxin domain-containing protein: MAIPEKQILVCQSFRAGGDPKGVCFKQTDGFLQYMEEEILARGLDILITATGCMKLCEKGPIMVVQPDNWWFGGVDSEEAIDAILDGIEAGEPCAEYHLA; the protein is encoded by the coding sequence ATGGCCATTCCCGAAAAACAGATTCTCGTTTGCCAGAGCTTTCGCGCCGGGGGCGACCCCAAGGGCGTGTGCTTCAAGCAGACCGACGGATTTTTACAGTACATGGAAGAAGAGATCCTGGCCCGGGGCCTCGACATCCTGATCACGGCTACGGGCTGCATGAAGCTGTGTGAAAAGGGGCCGATCATGGTCGTCCAGCCCGACAACTGGTGGTTCGGCGGCGTGGACAGCGAAGAGGCCATCGACGCCATCCTGGACGGGATCGAAGCAGGCGAGCCCTGCGCCGAATACCATTTGGCCTAG
- a CDS encoding ABC transporter substrate-binding protein, producing the protein MGFSKTLALVVMTCLIPATLLAKPIRFGVPPWPGVTVKTEVVCQLLNAMGYETTQLEIGPPVIYKGLTSGDVDAFVAAWIPQQNEMFLPLRDSKGIDVIGVNVDQADTGLAVPTYVFDAGVRSVADLDKHADKFERTIYAIEVGSGMHSSTEEMVAQDVAGLGDWEVVGSTTPVMLSAVDERVRQNKWVVFHAWRPHWMTLKIDMKFLEGVAGSEKLVSSSKVFTVASNDFGERYPQARALLKNLYVPADIQSAWIHSFSYEKDEPADVARAWIAANPDTVAKWLQGVQTVDGKPAFEAVRAAIR; encoded by the coding sequence ATGGGGTTTTCAAAAACACTTGCCCTCGTCGTGATGACGTGTCTCATTCCCGCAACTTTGCTGGCCAAGCCCATCCGTTTCGGAGTCCCCCCGTGGCCCGGCGTCACCGTCAAGACTGAAGTCGTCTGCCAGCTCCTGAACGCCATGGGTTATGAGACCACCCAACTTGAGATCGGCCCGCCCGTCATCTACAAGGGCCTGACCAGCGGCGATGTGGATGCTTTTGTGGCGGCCTGGATTCCGCAGCAGAACGAAATGTTCCTGCCCCTCAGGGACAGCAAAGGCATCGATGTCATCGGCGTCAACGTGGACCAGGCCGACACGGGTCTGGCCGTGCCGACCTATGTCTTTGATGCCGGAGTGCGCTCCGTGGCCGATCTGGACAAACACGCCGACAAATTCGAGCGGACCATCTACGCCATCGAGGTCGGCAGCGGCATGCACAGCAGTACCGAGGAAATGGTCGCCCAAGACGTGGCCGGCCTCGGCGACTGGGAAGTAGTGGGCAGCACTACACCGGTCATGCTCAGCGCCGTGGACGAACGCGTGCGCCAGAACAAGTGGGTGGTCTTCCATGCCTGGCGCCCCCACTGGATGACTCTCAAGATCGACATGAAGTTCCTGGAAGGCGTTGCCGGCAGCGAAAAACTCGTCAGCTCCAGCAAGGTCTTCACCGTGGCGAGCAACGACTTCGGTGAAAGATACCCGCAAGCCAGGGCATTGCTGAAAAATCTTTACGTCCCCGCCGATATCCAAAGCGCCTGGATCCATTCGTTCAGCTATGAAAAAGACGAACCCGCCGACGTGGCCAGGGCCTGGATCGCAGCCAATCCCGACACCGTGGCCAAATGGCTCCAGGGCGTACAGACCGTCGACGGCAAGCCCGCCTTCGAAGCCGTTCGCGCAGCCATCCGCTAA
- a CDS encoding P-II family nitrogen regulator, with protein sequence MKEVIAVIRMNMMNKTKKALQDAGVVAFFAHEAFGRGKGLVDVKPLEGARKGIEEAVAVLGEKGKLYPKRMLTVVVTDDLVSDVVKVITDVNRTGQPGDGKIFVLPMIDAVRVRTGEKGVKSIE encoded by the coding sequence ATGAAAGAAGTGATCGCGGTCATCCGCATGAACATGATGAACAAGACCAAGAAGGCTTTGCAGGACGCGGGCGTGGTCGCTTTCTTCGCCCACGAAGCATTTGGTCGTGGCAAGGGTCTGGTGGACGTGAAGCCTCTCGAAGGGGCCAGGAAGGGCATCGAGGAAGCGGTGGCGGTGCTGGGGGAGAAGGGCAAGCTCTATCCCAAACGCATGCTGACCGTCGTGGTCACCGATGATCTGGTCTCGGACGTGGTCAAGGTCATCACCGACGTCAACAGGACCGGCCAGCCCGGCGACGGCAAGATTTTCGTCTTGCCCATGATCGACGCGGTACGGGTCAGAACCGGAGAAAAGGGCGTCAAGTCCATTGAATAG
- a CDS encoding LeuA family protein yields MLIDTTLREGAQMFGTCIPNQIGIEIAGRIADMGVEEIEIGWMGQQGLEELVRALRHRGATCDLSVWSPCRTVDVYRAAGLGIDTINIGLPVSDLHIAERLRTDRAGLTTMLRETVGLAHSCGIRRISIGLEDVTRADQEFALSMARMARDLGAVRIRLADTLGVMTPIRIAELVRFFAAGVDMEIAIHCHNDFGMATANAITALEAGAHWADVSVLGIGERSGISALEEVAGHLRLVQGYEIYDMNLVRGLCDMVAELARIPVARNRPVSGDDIFAAESGLHVDGILKNPALFEPYDPAQTGANRILALGAKAGRGAVRTMLRQVGLEGPLHSIGSLVDTIRQRATSAGRPLSQVEVQALAKTKDCLEGGIC; encoded by the coding sequence ATGTTGATCGACACGACACTCAGGGAAGGGGCGCAAATGTTCGGGACCTGCATCCCCAATCAGATCGGAATCGAAATCGCCGGGCGCATCGCGGACATGGGTGTGGAAGAGATAGAGATCGGCTGGATGGGACAACAGGGACTTGAAGAGTTGGTAAGGGCTCTGCGGCACAGGGGCGCGACCTGCGACCTGAGCGTGTGGTCTCCCTGCCGCACGGTGGATGTGTACCGGGCAGCGGGCCTGGGCATCGACACGATCAATATCGGACTGCCCGTTTCGGATCTGCACATTGCGGAGCGCCTGCGCACGGACCGTGCCGGGCTAACCACCATGCTGCGCGAAACCGTGGGGCTGGCGCACTCCTGCGGCATCCGCCGCATCAGCATCGGCCTTGAGGACGTGACCCGCGCCGATCAGGAATTCGCCCTGTCCATGGCCCGCATGGCTCGGGATCTCGGCGCCGTGCGCATCCGCCTGGCCGACACGCTGGGCGTCATGACCCCGATCCGCATCGCCGAACTGGTGCGCTTCTTTGCCGCCGGGGTGGACATGGAGATCGCCATCCACTGCCACAACGATTTCGGCATGGCCACGGCCAACGCCATCACGGCGCTTGAAGCGGGCGCGCACTGGGCCGACGTCTCGGTGCTCGGAATCGGCGAGCGCTCGGGCATCTCCGCCCTGGAGGAAGTGGCAGGTCACCTGCGGCTGGTGCAGGGCTACGAGATCTACGACATGAATCTGGTGCGCGGACTGTGCGACATGGTGGCCGAACTCGCGCGCATCCCGGTGGCCCGCAACCGGCCGGTTTCAGGCGATGACATTTTCGCGGCCGAATCGGGCCTGCACGTGGACGGCATCCTCAAAAACCCGGCCCTCTTCGAACCCTACGACCCGGCCCAGACAGGAGCCAACCGCATTCTGGCCCTGGGCGCCAAGGCCGGGCGTGGAGCGGTCAGGACCATGCTGCGCCAGGTGGGCCTTGAAGGACCGCTGCACTCCATCGGCAGTCTGGTGGACACCATCCGTCAGCGGGCCACCAGCGCGGGCCGCCCCTTGAGTCAGGTCGAAGTGCAGGCTCTGGCCAAAACAAAGGATTGCCTGGAAGGCGGGATTTGCTGA